A single window of Candidatus Eremiobacterota bacterium DNA harbors:
- a CDS encoding family 20 glycosylhydrolase, with product MRSFLVAAFVLLAGAAATEASPSAATTNAVPIPPLVPQPGLVRSNPCRAPYALDRPLRFPANVDRGGFELLRERWTALGIPAPVLAKRSNVEVIEITGADLPPLPAYSETRYHLRVGSSVEISDQLNHGRYGPRNDHEGAFDALMTLAQLPVRSRGRWVLPCVDVDDAPAMRWRIVSDDVSRGPFPTMAYAKYRIRTLASLKINGWSPYMEQVVADPRHPFVAWPNGWTPAQLHELAVYARRFHVTLIPEQQTFAHMHESLKWEVLAPLAELPHGYLLAESDPRTYAYLEPLIKSVTDAAKPVPFVHLGSDEPIDLGRGRTPRTPQVFADHVTRVASFLNGSGARPMIWDDAIQQDPSILKLIPRDTVVVTFHYGVEKTYKPYIDTVANAGFDQMIAPGAANWNEIYPDLATAYGNVARFTAEAKGARGVLGMFMTVWHDDGETLYEATWPSLAYAAASAWQAVPVDERSWHRAFARAFFGSDDPRFADDLDQLQAIRALLRTTPSDPPDYLFWRDPFDPRVQARAQTMDLAGIRTRAETVLRHLWSARPPLHSDAVAAMQLGALRYDELARRLQIGKEAHDYYDDARAHATKPGLGQVYRSLGVAKYLCWELRDALANTEPLYAAAWRRESTEPGLAHVLTHYRLAEDDAQRCADRIDGVMREDYLRNGTVPPWDEVMRSTR from the coding sequence GTGCGATCGTTCCTCGTCGCGGCGTTCGTCCTACTCGCCGGAGCCGCCGCGACGGAGGCGAGCCCCTCCGCCGCCACGACGAACGCCGTCCCGATCCCGCCGCTGGTTCCCCAGCCCGGGCTCGTGCGCTCGAACCCGTGCCGAGCGCCGTACGCGTTGGATCGCCCGCTGCGCTTCCCGGCGAACGTCGATCGCGGCGGGTTCGAGCTGCTCCGCGAACGCTGGACCGCGCTCGGCATCCCGGCGCCGGTGCTTGCAAAACGCTCGAACGTCGAGGTGATCGAGATAACGGGGGCCGACCTTCCGCCGCTGCCCGCGTATTCCGAGACGAGGTATCACCTACGAGTCGGCTCGTCCGTCGAAATCAGCGATCAGCTGAATCACGGCCGGTACGGACCGCGGAATGATCACGAAGGCGCCTTCGATGCCCTTATGACGCTCGCGCAGCTTCCCGTGCGCAGCCGTGGGCGCTGGGTGCTCCCGTGCGTCGACGTCGACGACGCACCGGCGATGCGCTGGCGCATCGTGTCGGACGACGTCTCGCGCGGGCCGTTTCCGACGATGGCGTACGCGAAGTACCGGATTCGCACGCTGGCGTCGCTGAAGATCAACGGCTGGTCGCCGTACATGGAGCAGGTCGTCGCCGACCCGCGCCATCCGTTCGTCGCCTGGCCGAACGGCTGGACGCCGGCGCAGCTTCACGAGCTCGCGGTCTACGCGCGGCGGTTTCACGTCACGCTGATTCCGGAGCAGCAGACGTTCGCGCACATGCACGAGTCGCTCAAGTGGGAAGTGCTCGCGCCGCTCGCCGAGCTCCCGCACGGCTATCTGCTGGCTGAAAGCGATCCGCGCACGTATGCCTACCTCGAGCCGCTGATAAAGAGCGTCACCGACGCCGCGAAGCCGGTGCCGTTCGTCCACCTGGGGTCCGACGAACCGATCGACCTGGGCCGCGGCCGCACCCCGCGCACGCCGCAGGTCTTCGCCGATCACGTCACGCGCGTCGCCTCCTTTCTGAACGGCAGCGGCGCGCGGCCGATGATCTGGGACGATGCGATCCAGCAGGACCCCAGCATCCTCAAGCTGATCCCGCGCGATACCGTCGTCGTGACGTTCCACTACGGCGTCGAGAAGACGTACAAGCCGTACATCGACACGGTCGCGAACGCCGGCTTCGACCAGATGATCGCGCCGGGGGCGGCGAACTGGAACGAGATCTATCCCGATCTGGCGACCGCGTACGGGAACGTCGCTCGATTCACCGCGGAGGCGAAGGGCGCGCGCGGGGTGCTCGGGATGTTCATGACGGTCTGGCACGACGACGGCGAGACGCTCTACGAAGCGACGTGGCCGTCCCTCGCGTACGCCGCGGCCAGCGCCTGGCAAGCGGTGCCGGTCGACGAGCGGAGCTGGCACCGCGCGTTCGCGCGCGCGTTCTTCGGCAGCGACGATCCGCGCTTCGCGGACGACCTCGACCAGTTGCAGGCGATTCGCGCGCTGCTGCGCACGACGCCGTCCGATCCGCCCGACTACCTGTTCTGGCGCGACCCGTTCGATCCGCGCGTGCAGGCGCGCGCGCAGACGATGGATCTCGCCGGCATTCGGACCCGCGCCGAAACGGTGCTGCGGCACCTGTGGTCGGCGCGCCCGCCGCTCCATTCGGACGCGGTCGCCGCGATGCAGCTGGGCGCGCTGCGCTACGACGAGCTGGCGCGCCGCTTGCAGATCGGAAAAGAGGCGCACGACTACTACGACGACGCGCGCGCGCACGCGACGAAGCCGGGACTCGGGCAGGTCTACCGCAGCCTGGGCGTCGCGAAGTACCTGTGCTGGGAGCTGCGCGACGCGCTTGCGAACACCGAGCCGCTGTATGCCGCCGCCTGGCGCCGGGAGAGCACCGAGCCCGGGCTCGCGCACGTCCTCACGCACTACCGCCTCGCGGAAGACGACGCACAGCGCTGCGCCGACCGCATCGACGGCGTGATGCGCGAAGACTACCTGCGCAACGGCACGGTCCCGCCGTGGGACGAGGTGATGCGATCCACGCGCTAG
- a CDS encoding Na+:solute symporter gives MALSPLDIAVIVAFFAINLGIGLWFARGSGKNIGEYFLSGRSAPWWLTGTSMVATTFAVDTPLAVTGLVAQNGIAGNWLWWNLAASGILTVFFFAALWRRAGVLTDVEFIELRYGGKAASALRGVRAVYQGVLVNTIIMGWVNLAMVKILSLTLHVPTLPALYTCLALTALYVTIGGFWSVLVTDFLQFIVKMSMAVVLAVAAVAAVGGIAALKAGLAKVDAQHVASGGGSVLAFVPSGDASWMPLTTFLVFIGVAWWASSYPGAEPGGGSYVAQRIFASRSEKDAVIATLFFNVAHYALRPWPWILVALAALVLYPHGVIGANGKPDPELGYVQTLVDHLPVALRGLMMAGFLAAYMSTIGTQLNLGASYLTNDLYRRFIKPAASDAHYVVVSRWMTVLAMVLAAIVTLFMSSVSEAWKYMLTLTAGVGLVMILRWYWWRINAWSEISALAASAIVGSLCYSKYVVAGDDSNATAKRLLITVVVTTVVWLVVTFLTKPESNETLTRFYGRVRPAGNGWNPIARLVPGGSEDNLGIALLDWVAGLGLIFGALFGIGRLVLGDIAQGLAWCALALLCGIVIARTLRAQSHP, from the coding sequence ATGGCGCTCAGCCCGCTCGACATCGCCGTCATCGTCGCGTTCTTCGCGATCAACTTGGGGATCGGGCTGTGGTTCGCGCGCGGCAGCGGAAAGAACATCGGCGAGTACTTTCTGTCGGGCCGCAGCGCGCCGTGGTGGCTGACCGGCACCTCGATGGTCGCGACGACCTTCGCGGTCGACACGCCGCTCGCGGTGACAGGGCTCGTCGCGCAGAACGGGATCGCCGGAAACTGGCTGTGGTGGAACCTCGCCGCCAGCGGCATCCTGACCGTGTTCTTCTTCGCCGCGCTGTGGCGGCGCGCGGGCGTGCTGACCGACGTCGAGTTCATCGAGCTGCGGTACGGCGGCAAAGCCGCTTCGGCGCTGCGCGGCGTGCGCGCGGTGTACCAAGGCGTGCTCGTCAACACGATCATCATGGGCTGGGTCAATCTCGCGATGGTGAAGATCCTCAGCCTGACGCTGCACGTGCCGACGCTGCCCGCGCTCTACACCTGCCTCGCGCTGACCGCGCTGTACGTCACGATCGGCGGCTTTTGGTCGGTGCTCGTCACCGACTTTCTGCAGTTCATCGTCAAGATGTCGATGGCGGTCGTGCTCGCCGTCGCGGCCGTCGCCGCGGTCGGCGGGATCGCCGCGCTCAAGGCCGGGCTGGCGAAGGTCGACGCGCAGCACGTCGCGAGCGGCGGTGGTTCGGTCCTCGCGTTCGTGCCCTCGGGTGACGCGAGCTGGATGCCGCTCACGACCTTCCTGGTTTTCATCGGCGTCGCGTGGTGGGCGTCGTCGTATCCCGGCGCCGAGCCGGGCGGCGGCTCGTACGTCGCGCAACGTATCTTCGCCTCTCGCAGCGAGAAGGACGCGGTGATCGCGACGCTGTTCTTCAACGTCGCGCACTACGCGCTACGGCCGTGGCCGTGGATCCTGGTCGCGCTCGCGGCGCTCGTCCTCTACCCGCACGGCGTGATCGGCGCGAACGGCAAGCCGGATCCCGAGCTGGGCTACGTGCAGACGCTGGTCGACCATCTCCCCGTCGCGCTGCGCGGCCTGATGATGGCCGGCTTCCTGGCCGCATACATGTCGACGATCGGCACGCAGCTGAACCTGGGCGCTTCGTACCTCACCAACGACCTCTACCGCCGCTTCATCAAGCCCGCCGCGAGCGACGCGCACTACGTCGTCGTCTCGCGCTGGATGACGGTCCTTGCGATGGTGCTCGCCGCGATCGTCACGCTGTTCATGTCGTCGGTCAGCGAGGCGTGGAAGTACATGCTCACGCTCACCGCGGGGGTCGGGCTGGTGATGATCCTGCGCTGGTACTGGTGGCGGATCAACGCCTGGAGCGAGATCTCCGCCCTCGCCGCCTCGGCGATCGTCGGCAGCCTGTGCTACAGCAAGTACGTCGTCGCGGGCGACGATTCGAACGCCACCGCGAAGCGGCTGTTGATCACCGTCGTGGTCACGACCGTCGTGTGGCTCGTCGTCACGTTCCTCACCAAGCCGGAGAGCAACGAGACGCTCACGCGCTTCTACGGGCGGGTGCGCCCCGCCGGGAACGGCTGGAACCCCATCGCGCGGCTTGTCCCGGGCGGCTCGGAAGACAATTTGGGAATCGCCCTGCTCGACTGGGTCGCGGGGCTGGGGCTCATCTTCGGGGCGCTGTTCGGGATCGGGCGTTTGGTGCTCGGCGACATCGCGCAAGGGCTCGCGTGGTGCGCGCTGGCGCTCCTCTGCGGGATCGTCATCGCGCGCACGCTGCGCGCCCAAAGCCACCCTTAA
- a CDS encoding HAMP domain-containing histidine kinase, translated as MRSLRARLTLSYASLVAAALIVASVLLARFVFDALARPTTDALAVSARIAETIVAAHPHAPRALVERLIQVEAQRDGVVVRVPPPNRRSPAGGPDEVPRGVENLNIVSLLGARPHVVHVRGDVVVIGPDYWRLRTAVNAYVEVLGACVILSVLIAWLVARWITGQAIRPLLTVTAELRRFAGGDFTPRPLRAKDQREELGSLIAAYNGATEKVAAAFEERRYVEEHMRRFVADAGHELRTPLTVIDGYVQILRKTKPDDVAGRERALATLQAQTARMRALVERLIVLARLERPQAARSDAVVDVAAIAADAIAGVTSARGGEVVLHAASSPEILADAADLHEAIGNLVDNAVKYGAGTPVVVTLNEGDDEVLVRVRDGGPGIPPAERARIFERFFRGEGRGEIEGSGLGLAIVERAAARCGGRVVLERAERGETVFALHLPAARPRVRDATPLEV; from the coding sequence ATGCGCTCGCTGCGCGCGCGCCTGACGCTCTCGTACGCTTCGCTCGTCGCCGCCGCGCTGATCGTCGCTTCCGTCCTGCTCGCCCGGTTCGTGTTCGACGCGCTGGCGCGCCCGACGACCGACGCGCTCGCGGTCAGCGCGCGGATCGCCGAGACGATCGTCGCGGCGCACCCGCACGCGCCGCGCGCCCTCGTCGAGCGGCTGATCCAAGTCGAGGCGCAGCGCGACGGCGTCGTGGTGCGCGTCCCGCCGCCGAACCGCCGTTCGCCGGCCGGCGGACCCGACGAGGTTCCGCGCGGGGTCGAGAACCTCAACATCGTCTCGCTGCTCGGCGCGCGGCCGCACGTGGTGCACGTTCGCGGCGACGTCGTCGTGATCGGGCCCGACTACTGGCGCTTGCGCACGGCGGTCAACGCGTACGTCGAAGTTCTCGGCGCGTGCGTGATCCTCTCGGTGTTGATCGCGTGGCTCGTCGCACGATGGATCACCGGCCAGGCGATTCGGCCGCTGCTGACGGTGACCGCCGAGCTGCGGCGCTTCGCCGGCGGTGACTTCACCCCGCGGCCGCTGCGCGCGAAGGACCAGCGCGAAGAGCTGGGCTCGCTGATCGCGGCGTACAACGGCGCGACGGAGAAGGTCGCCGCGGCATTCGAGGAGCGGCGCTACGTCGAGGAGCACATGCGACGGTTCGTCGCCGACGCGGGACACGAGCTGCGCACGCCGCTCACGGTGATCGACGGCTACGTGCAGATCCTGCGCAAGACGAAACCCGACGACGTCGCCGGCCGCGAGCGCGCGCTCGCGACGCTGCAGGCGCAGACGGCGCGGATGCGCGCGCTCGTCGAGCGGCTGATCGTGCTCGCGCGGCTCGAGCGCCCGCAAGCGGCGCGCTCCGACGCGGTGGTCGATGTCGCCGCGATCGCCGCCGACGCGATCGCCGGCGTCACCTCGGCGCGCGGCGGCGAGGTCGTGCTGCACGCGGCTTCCTCGCCGGAGATTCTCGCCGACGCGGCCGATCTGCACGAAGCGATCGGCAACCTGGTCGACAACGCGGTGAAGTACGGCGCCGGAACGCCGGTGGTCGTCACGCTGAACGAGGGCGACGACGAGGTGCTGGTGCGCGTGCGCGACGGCGGCCCGGGGATTCCGCCCGCCGAGCGCGCACGCATCTTCGAGCGCTTCTTCCGCGGCGAAGGACGCGGTGAGATCGAAGGCTCGGGGCTCGGGCTGGCGATCGTCGAGCGCGCGGCGGCGCGCTGCGGCGGGCGCGTCGTCCTGGAACGCGCCGAGCGCGGCGAGACCGTCTTCGCACTCCACCTGCCGGCCGCGCGCCCGCGCGTGCGCGACGCCACCCCGCTCGAGGTGTAA
- a CDS encoding adenylate/guanylate cyclase domain-containing protein, with protein sequence MALLVVVIALAALGGIAGCLVAWRRWRAEQRELARVRGTFARYVAPSVVDAILSRKDERVFTGRAVRATILVCRIRDFARFIEPLSPEQTLRYLNEFYALAGTAIQRHRGIIDSFLGDGMVGVFGVPLENPTQEDDALQAALDIVRHVVAMRDRWAKQHRKPFTVGIGVNTGEVIAGDAGFRDRREFTVVGSEATFAHRLQESAFELNAFIVASRSTCASLTTEYNLVPLSKIPVPGVRRLLDAFVVRGRTGGTERFTVPVDALVETTIETSATTPETAPGPAAAVPAAPVAAAAAASAAPAAAAQLVPDPPAPPPPPTAPPAEPPLARPLRRTAANADTAVFGPSRVPDGWIFPPDEAVSILPDPPPPRATYEDSAGPPHQL encoded by the coding sequence ATGGCCCTGCTGGTCGTGGTGATCGCTCTGGCGGCGCTCGGCGGAATCGCCGGGTGCCTCGTGGCGTGGCGCCGCTGGCGCGCCGAGCAGCGTGAGCTCGCGCGCGTGCGCGGCACGTTCGCGCGCTACGTCGCGCCGTCGGTCGTCGACGCGATCCTCTCGCGCAAGGACGAGCGGGTCTTCACGGGCCGCGCGGTCCGCGCGACGATCCTGGTCTGCCGCATCCGCGACTTCGCGCGTTTCATCGAGCCGCTCAGCCCGGAGCAGACGCTGCGCTATCTGAACGAGTTCTACGCGCTCGCGGGAACGGCGATCCAGCGGCACCGCGGGATCATCGACTCGTTCCTCGGCGACGGGATGGTCGGCGTGTTCGGCGTCCCGCTCGAGAACCCGACCCAGGAAGACGACGCGCTGCAGGCCGCGCTGGACATCGTCCGCCACGTCGTCGCGATGCGCGACCGGTGGGCGAAGCAGCACCGCAAGCCGTTCACCGTCGGGATCGGCGTGAACACCGGCGAGGTGATCGCCGGCGACGCCGGCTTCCGCGACCGGCGCGAGTTCACCGTCGTCGGCAGCGAGGCGACGTTCGCGCACCGCTTGCAGGAGTCGGCGTTCGAGCTCAACGCGTTCATCGTCGCGTCGCGCTCGACGTGCGCCTCGCTGACCACCGAGTACAACCTCGTCCCGCTCAGCAAGATCCCCGTTCCCGGCGTGCGCCGGCTGCTCGACGCGTTCGTCGTGCGCGGCCGCACCGGCGGCACCGAGCGCTTCACCGTCCCGGTCGACGCGCTCGTCGAGACGACCATCGAGACGTCCGCAACGACGCCCGAAACCGCGCCCGGTCCGGCCGCAGCCGTTCCGGCCGCGCCCGTCGCTGCGGCCGCCGCGGCGTCCGCGGCGCCGGCCGCCGCGGCGCAGCTCGTCCCCGATCCGCCTGCGCCTCCGCCTCCGCCGACGGCGCCGCCCGCGGAGCCGCCGCTCGCGCGGCCGCTGCGGCGCACCGCCGCGAACGCCGATACGGCCGTTTTCGGGCCGTCGCGCGTCCCGGACGGCTGGATCTTCCCGCCCGACGAGGCGGTGTCGATCCTGCCCGATCCGCCGCCCCCGCGCGCCACCTACGAAGACAGCGCCGGCCCGCCGCACCAGCTCTAG
- a CDS encoding beta-lactamase family protein → MRRLLAAVCSAALLCAVAPATAADRGTNALAVATALPRDATAQIDRLVEDGIRAGDFPGAVLVAASSQRVLYRKAYGARSYEPRTIPNDPATVYEFASVTKPAITATAVMILVQRGVLRTSDTVARWIPEFAQNGKHGVTIAEMLTHTAGMPPSFKESDYGADRARILRHAYEAPLRFAPGTSNEYSNLAFIVLTEVVARASGKPYERFVHDELFAPLGMRDSFFDVTLDAAHRARLAPQLRGETTELLRKRFGTVPGVNGHAGLLATAGDVARLAVGYLRAARDLPAPRFPLAPQTVRAMTTPRYVGDGEVRALGWDLDSGFSRNRGDVLPRGGFGHTGSSGTSVWIDPATDLAVVFASNAHYPDDKGHSTVPLEAAINAIVSARTRYAASGADPLAAARAQDAQFSAEAARSALGFPASPGPAPTPRPSPSPRTSFSPAPAASSPPP, encoded by the coding sequence GTGCGCCGTCTCCTCGCCGCCGTCTGCTCCGCCGCGCTCCTGTGCGCCGTCGCGCCCGCGACGGCGGCCGACCGAGGGACGAACGCGCTCGCCGTCGCGACCGCGTTGCCGCGCGACGCGACCGCACAGATCGACCGCCTCGTCGAGGACGGCATCCGGGCCGGCGACTTTCCCGGCGCGGTGCTCGTCGCCGCGTCCTCGCAGCGCGTGCTGTACCGTAAGGCGTACGGTGCGCGCAGCTACGAGCCGCGCACGATTCCCAACGACCCCGCGACGGTCTACGAGTTCGCCTCGGTGACGAAGCCGGCGATCACCGCGACCGCGGTGATGATCCTGGTCCAGCGCGGCGTGCTGCGCACCTCCGACACCGTCGCGCGCTGGATCCCGGAATTCGCCCAGAACGGCAAGCACGGCGTGACGATCGCGGAAATGCTCACGCACACCGCCGGGATGCCGCCCTCGTTCAAGGAGTCCGACTACGGCGCCGACCGCGCGAGGATCCTGAGGCACGCGTACGAGGCGCCGCTGCGCTTCGCGCCGGGGACGAGCAACGAGTACAGCAACCTCGCCTTCATCGTTCTCACCGAAGTGGTCGCGCGCGCGAGCGGAAAGCCGTACGAGCGCTTCGTGCACGACGAGCTGTTCGCGCCGCTCGGGATGCGCGACTCGTTCTTCGACGTCACGCTCGACGCCGCACACCGCGCGCGGCTCGCGCCGCAGCTGCGCGGCGAGACGACGGAGCTGCTGCGCAAGCGGTTCGGCACCGTTCCCGGCGTGAACGGCCACGCCGGCCTGCTCGCGACCGCCGGCGACGTCGCGAGGCTCGCCGTCGGATACCTGCGCGCGGCGCGCGATCTGCCGGCGCCCCGATTTCCGCTCGCCCCGCAGACCGTGCGCGCGATGACGACGCCGCGCTACGTCGGCGACGGCGAAGTGCGCGCGCTGGGCTGGGACCTCGACAGCGGGTTCTCGCGCAACCGTGGCGACGTGCTGCCGCGCGGCGGCTTCGGCCACACCGGCTCGTCGGGGACGAGCGTGTGGATCGATCCCGCGACCGACCTCGCCGTCGTCTTCGCTTCGAACGCGCACTACCCGGACGACAAGGGGCACAGCACCGTTCCGCTGGAGGCGGCGATCAACGCGATCGTCTCGGCGCGCACGCGCTACGCGGCCAGCGGCGCCGATCCGCTCGCGGCCGCGCGCGCGCAGGACGCGCAGTTCTCCGCGGAAGCCGCGCGCAGCGCGCTCGGTTTTCCGGCCAGCCCGGGCCCCGCGCCGACGCCGCGTCCGTCGCCTTCGCCGCGGACCTCGTTTTCGCCGGCGCCTGCAGCGTCGTCGCCGCCGCCGTGA
- a CDS encoding M13 family metallopeptidase translates to MFVLRRIVRSLAVLAALALLFAGNGNVLAAGLYGLSGPVPPDSALSKSSAAHGFDLASLDPTCPACKDFAQFATGGWKTNNPIPADRTNWGRANVLLQQNQQTVRGILEDAERADAAPGSNMQKVGDFYRSCMDMKARDAAGISPLKAQLDRIATATPADLPALLADLHVEGVNAFFGAGGTADQKNSDATIIGFGQGGLGLPDRDFYLKTDAKSQAIRDAYVDYIVRDLALAGTDQATARAQAGRIMALETAIAKFSRDNVALNDVELNYHKTDLRGMQQAAPAFDWSRYFTARSLPAATAPINLSDAGYARNIAELMAATPIDDVRAYLRWQLIDNYDGVLSQPFVDSAFAFNAALTGAKQQRPLDQRCTALTDGYLGEALGAVYVAKAFSPEAKARASAMIANLRSVLRDDIATLSWMSEATRKAALTKLDAFNVKVGYPDKWQDYSRFNVVAGPFVANTIAGNRFGTLINDERIGKPRDRTLWGMTPPTVNAYYSPINNEIVFPAGILQPPFFNPTNDDAINYGGMGAVMGHEMTHGFDNTGRKFDEHGNNRDWWTPADAAAFEQRAACVEQEFSGFKVGDLNINGKFVLGEAIADLGGITIAYKAFKKSQLGKPQQTIDGFTPDQRFFLGYAQWFTREFRDQEARNRITTDPHPNDYYRIDGTVANLPEFASAFFCKANDPMVRPAEQRCKIW, encoded by the coding sequence ATGTTCGTTTTGCGCCGTATCGTCAGATCGCTGGCAGTTCTCGCAGCGCTCGCGCTGCTGTTCGCGGGGAACGGCAACGTGCTCGCCGCCGGACTGTACGGTTTGAGCGGACCCGTCCCACCCGACTCCGCGCTGTCGAAGAGCTCGGCGGCGCACGGCTTCGACCTCGCGAGCCTCGATCCGACGTGCCCGGCGTGCAAGGACTTCGCGCAGTTCGCGACCGGCGGCTGGAAGACGAACAATCCGATCCCGGCCGATCGCACGAACTGGGGGCGCGCCAACGTCCTGTTGCAGCAGAATCAACAGACGGTGCGGGGCATCCTCGAGGATGCGGAGCGTGCCGACGCCGCGCCCGGCTCCAACATGCAGAAGGTGGGCGACTTCTACCGCTCCTGCATGGACATGAAGGCGCGCGACGCGGCCGGCATCTCGCCGCTGAAGGCGCAGCTCGACCGCATCGCCACGGCGACGCCCGCCGATCTCCCGGCGCTGCTCGCCGACCTCCACGTCGAGGGCGTCAACGCGTTCTTCGGCGCGGGCGGAACCGCGGACCAAAAGAACTCGGACGCGACGATCATCGGCTTCGGCCAGGGCGGCCTGGGGCTGCCGGACCGCGACTTCTACCTGAAGACCGACGCCAAGTCTCAGGCGATCCGCGACGCGTACGTCGACTACATCGTGCGCGACCTCGCGCTGGCCGGCACGGATCAGGCGACAGCGCGCGCGCAAGCGGGCCGCATCATGGCCCTCGAGACCGCCATCGCGAAGTTCTCGCGCGACAACGTCGCGCTCAACGACGTCGAGCTCAACTACCACAAGACCGATCTGCGCGGGATGCAGCAAGCCGCGCCGGCGTTCGACTGGAGCCGCTACTTCACAGCGCGCTCGCTGCCGGCCGCGACGGCGCCGATCAACCTGAGCGACGCCGGCTACGCGCGCAACATCGCCGAGTTGATGGCTGCCACACCAATCGACGACGTGCGCGCCTACCTGCGCTGGCAGCTGATCGACAACTACGACGGCGTCCTTTCCCAGCCGTTCGTCGACTCGGCCTTCGCGTTCAACGCGGCGCTGACCGGCGCGAAGCAGCAGCGCCCCCTCGATCAGCGCTGCACGGCCTTGACCGACGGCTACCTCGGGGAGGCGCTCGGCGCGGTCTACGTCGCGAAGGCGTTCTCGCCGGAGGCGAAAGCGCGCGCGAGCGCGATGATCGCGAACCTGCGCTCGGTGCTGCGCGACGACATCGCCACCCTCTCCTGGATGAGCGAGGCGACCCGCAAGGCGGCGCTCACGAAGCTCGACGCGTTCAACGTGAAGGTCGGCTACCCCGACAAGTGGCAAGACTACTCGCGCTTCAACGTCGTGGCCGGCCCGTTCGTGGCGAACACGATCGCGGGGAACCGCTTCGGCACGCTGATCAACGACGAGCGCATCGGCAAGCCGCGCGACCGCACGCTGTGGGGGATGACGCCGCCGACCGTCAACGCCTACTACAGCCCGATCAATAACGAAATCGTCTTTCCCGCCGGAATCCTGCAGCCGCCGTTCTTCAACCCGACGAACGACGATGCGATCAACTACGGCGGGATGGGCGCCGTCATGGGCCACGAGATGACCCATGGCTTCGACAACACCGGCCGCAAGTTCGACGAGCACGGCAACAACCGCGACTGGTGGACACCGGCCGACGCGGCGGCGTTCGAGCAGCGCGCGGCCTGCGTCGAGCAGGAGTTTTCCGGCTTCAAGGTCGGCGACCTGAACATCAACGGCAAGTTCGTGCTCGGTGAGGCGATCGCCGACCTCGGCGGGATCACGATCGCGTACAAGGCGTTCAAGAAGTCGCAGCTCGGCAAACCACAGCAGACGATCGACGGCTTCACCCCCGACCAGCGCTTCTTCCTCGGCTACGCGCAGTGGTTCACCCGCGAGTTCCGCGACCAGGAAGCGCGTAACCGCATCACGACCGACCCGCACCCGAACGACTACTACCGCATCGACGGGACGGTGGCGAACCTGCCGGAGTTCGCGAGCGCGTTCTTCTGCAAGGCGAACGACCCGATGGTGCGCCCCGCGGAGCAGCGCTGCAAGATCTGGTGA
- a CDS encoding DUF922 domain-containing protein codes for MNARAALLLASSLLSSSDEEVVQRVHARIVAENVLVQACTDVQARDPEPGLASIHFSYEIHGARVGTTARYAGRVTFALGEVTLRVPKSIVWKGMTSADRERADAFVRAIYHHEVGHVRIGELLRDALNANGTINAADYFAFGAQADALGREGFERFKHEEAAYDELTDHGRKQHLASGELAGPDTVLDCR; via the coding sequence GTGAACGCGCGCGCCGCGCTGCTGCTCGCCTCGTCGTTGCTCTCGAGCAGTGATGAAGAGGTCGTGCAGCGCGTGCACGCGCGCATCGTCGCCGAGAACGTGCTGGTGCAGGCGTGCACGGACGTGCAGGCGCGCGATCCGGAACCCGGGCTGGCGTCGATTCACTTCAGCTACGAGATCCACGGCGCGCGCGTCGGAACGACGGCGCGCTACGCCGGCCGGGTCACCTTCGCGCTCGGCGAGGTGACGCTGCGCGTCCCGAAGTCGATCGTCTGGAAAGGGATGACGTCGGCCGACCGCGAGCGCGCCGACGCGTTCGTGCGCGCGATATACCACCATGAAGTCGGCCACGTGCGCATCGGCGAGTTGCTGCGCGACGCGCTGAACGCGAACGGCACGATCAACGCCGCCGACTACTTCGCGTTCGGCGCGCAAGCCGACGCGCTCGGCCGCGAGGGCTTCGAGCGCTTCAAGCACGAGGAAGCCGCCTACGACGAGCTGACCGACCACGGCCGCAAACAGCACCTCGCGTCCGGCGAGCTCGCCGGGCCCGACACCGTCCTCGATTGCAGGTGA